GAAggcatgcacgcatgcacacgGAAGCCTGGGAACAGGGTTGGCAAGGGGCTAAGGTCTTGCCTGCACAGACTCAGGTTAAGTTTTGGGATGCGTCCTGCAGGCATTTGGGAATGcaactcccataagccccagACAGCTGAAGATCAGGGGATGGAGGTGTTGTCATCCAAACTAGTCGGAGGACGaaactccctctccttctcctaaACGTTGGGACGGGGCCAGCAATCGCTTACCTGATATAGGGCGACTTGGCACCCCCAAGAAAGAGAGCAGGCCCTGAGTAGTGCGTCTGGAAGGCAGGGAAGTCCATGAGGTCTTTCAGATGCTGAGAGACGGCGTCCAGATTCACACGCCACACGTACCGGTCTTCGAGGTAGACCAGGTTGGTGAGCAGAAACTGGCGGACGGTCGGATCCTGCATAAAGATAATACGCATGGAGAGAGTATGTGTGTATTTAGATATCCATGTGTGCGTGTGGCAGACGATACTAACACagaccacaaacacacacaaaaaggcatTTTCTGAGTCAGCCCAACTTGCCACAAcagacttcctctgaggctgagagagtgtgacttgaccaaaacCACCAGACAGAGCAACCTGGGACCTGCATTTACCTGGACGGTTGGCCGCAGCTGCTCCTCAGCCAGGCGGCGCGCAGTAGAACGAGGGACGCCCTGAGGGATCTCCACGGCCTTCATGGCAGCCACAAAGTCCTGGAAGCCGGTGACGGCGGTGGTCTTGCTTGGACTGATGTCAACGCAGACCAGGCGTTCCACCAGCTCCGGCTGGGGAAACGGGGAAAGAGGAGACAGGGATGTGAGAAACCAATCAGTCCAAGGAGTCATCCCACACATGTGGCGGACATGCTTGCCTCCATAGCTATGCAACGACAGGTCAAACGCTGGCTTAGTCGGTGAGGCACTTACCCATCGCAGCGTGAGAGCCATGGCGGTCTTTCCGCCCATGCTGTGCCCGACCAAGACGCACCGTTCCAGGCGGAGCTGGCGGAGCAGGAGGCGGACGTCGCCGCTCATGGCTTCGTACGTCATGACGGGGCTGTGGGGGCTTTCGCCGTGGTTGCGGGCGTCCACCGTCAGTACCTAACTGgccaggagaagaggaggagcaggagcacaGAGTAGTAAAGCTTCTAGGAAACAGAGGCTGTAGCGGGGCTGTGGGGAACCTAAGGCCCCCCAAACGTCTGCCTCCCCAGTTTCCCCCGGACCGACTCTCACCCACCTTGCGCCCGGTCTGGAGCACCAGCGTTTTGGCGAGGGACGCGAAATTGGCTTTGCTTCCAAAAAGCccatggaggaaaaggaggggaggcTGCGGCGAGGGTCCGTCAAAGACGGCATAAGAGACGGGCACCGGcctgaaaagaaggaggagaagagtgaGGGGCTGAGGGCAGAGTACAAAGTCCAacgatgttgtgtgcctttgtttgttgttgcgtGACTAGGCTTCATTACTTCTCACACTAACTCTTTATTCCATCAAAGTAAATCAATAAATTTATAACTAACTCCAGAAAGTAACTCTTTATTCAAAAGGAATAAGTATCCAAAGGTAATGTCAGAAAGTAACTAGGACTCGTCACTCGCCACACTAACTTTTTATTCCGTCAAAATAAATGAATGTTTACAAGTAACTTCTGAAAGTAATTAGGATGTGTTACTTCTCACGCTAACTCTTTAttctgttgaaataaataaatgttcaaaaGTAACTTCAATAAAGTAGCTAGGACTCGTTACTTGGCACACTAACGCTTTCGGGGGTTTTTGACACTTAACCTCCCCATTTCCTAATGATACCAAAGTAACTCGTTACATCTAATTACTTTACTGGTTATATCTAATTACTTTACTAGTTACACCTAGTTACTTTACAAGTTATGTCTAATTAATTTACTAGTTACATCTAACTACATTACTTTATTAGTTACATCTAACTACTTTACTAATTACATCTAACTACTTTACTACCAAAGTACAAATAACTACGTTACTGTCAGGCTGCGCTTGGGGCTCCAGGAGGAGCACTAGTTTCCCCCCACCCTCTTTTTATAGAGTGATACTTCCGCCGACCAATCGCCGCCGCCCTGTTACTGGAGGGGGCGGGACAGATATAAAGAGCGGCGCTCTAGGCTTCCTCCTCGATGGTGCGGCGCGGCGCTCTCTAACTCTATGGTCCGTGAGCCGGAAACATCCGGGTATTTGGACACGAGCTAGGCCTCGGCGCGGAGCATTCTGGGAAGGGGGagccctctcctttccctcccgcTGAGCGCTTACATGGCGGCGGAGCCGGCGAGGCCTTTCCTTTCCTGGGCCAGGGCCCGAGGCCAGCGAGGGAAGCCGAGGGCGCGGAGCAGCATGGCCGAGCGGGCCTCAGCGGTCACCTAGGAGACCGAAAAAAGGAGGCTGGCGGAGTTAGGAGTCACCTGAGGCCTACTTCCGGTCGGTCGCTATGGAGACAAGGGTNNNNNNNNNNNNNNNNNNNNNNNNNNNNNNNNNNNNNNNNNNNNNNNNNNNNNNNNNNNNNNNNNNNNNNNNNNNNNNNNNNNNNNNNNNNNNNNNNNNNNNNNNNNNNNNNNNNNNNNNNNNNNNNNNNNNNNNNNNNNNNNNNNNNNNNNNNNNNNNNNNNNNNNNNNNNNNNNNNNNNNNNNNNNNNNNNNNNNNNNNNNNNNNNNNNNNNNNNNNNNNNNNNNNNNNNNNNNNNNNNNNNNNNNNNNNNNNNNNNNNNNNNNNNNNNNNNNNNNNNNNNNNNNNNNNNNNNNNNNNNNNNNNNNNNNNNNNNNNNNNNNNNNNNNNNNNNNNNNNNNNNNNNNNNNNNNNNNNNNNNNNNNNNNNNNNNNNNNNNNNNNNNNNNNNNNNNNNNNNNNNNNNNNNNNNNNNNNNNNNNNNNNNNNNNNNNNNNNNNNNNNNNNNNNNNNNNNNNNNNNNNNNNNNNNNNNNNNNNNNNNNNNNNNNNNNNNNNNNNNNNNNNNNNNNNNNNNNNNNNNNNNNNNNNNNNNNNNNNNNNNNNNNNNNNNNNNNNNNNNNNNNNNNNNNNNNNNNNNNNNNNNNNNNNNNNNNNNNNNNNNNNNNNNNNNNNNNNNNNNNNNNNNNNNNNNNNNNNNNNNNNNNNNNNNNNNNNNNNNNNNNNNNNNNNNNNNNNNNNNNNNNNNNNNNNNNNNNNNNNNNNNNNNNNNNNNNNNNNNNNNNNNNNNNNNNNNNNNNNNNNNNNNNNNNNNNNNNNNNNNNNNNNNNNNNNNNNNNNNNNNNNNNNNNNNNNNNNNNNNNNNNNNNNNNNNNNNNNNNNNNNNNNNNNNNNNNNNNNNNNNNNNNNNNNNNNNNNNNNNNNNNNNNNNNNNNNNNNNNNNNNNNNNNNNNNNNNNNNNNNNNNNNNNNNNNNNNNNNNNNNNNNNNNNNNNNNNNNNNNNNNNNNNNNNNNNNNNNNNNNNNNNNNNNNNNNNNNNNNNNNNNNNNNNNNNNNNNNNNNNNNNNNNNNNNNNNNNNNNNNNNNNNNNNNNNNNNNNNNNNNNNNNNNNNNNNNNNNNNNNNNNNNNNNNNNNNNNNNNNNNNNNNNNNNNNNNNNNNNNNNNNNNNNNNNNNNNNNNNNNNNNNNNNNNNNNNNNNNNNNNNNNNNNNNNNNNNNNNNNNNNNNNNNNNNNNNNNNNNNNNNNNNNNNNNNNNNNNNNNNNNNNNNNNNNNNNNNNNNNNNNNNNNNNNNNNNNNNNNNNNNNNNNNNNNNNNNNNNNNNNNNNNNNNNNNNNNNNNNNNNNNNNNNNNNNNNNNNNNNNNNNNNNNNNNNNNNN
This Sceloporus undulatus isolate JIND9_A2432 ecotype Alabama chromosome 11, SceUnd_v1.1, whole genome shotgun sequence DNA region includes the following protein-coding sequences:
- the ABHD11 gene encoding protein ABHD11 isoform X1 — encoded protein: MLLRALGFPRWPRALAQERKGLAGSAAMPVPVSYAVFDGPSPQPPLLFLHGLFGSKANFASLAKTLVLQTGRKVLTVDARNHGESPHSPVMTYEAMSGDVRLLLRQLRLERCVLVGHSMGGKTAMALTLRWPELVERLVCVDISPSKTTAVTGFQDFVAAMKAVEIPQGVPRSTARRLAEEQLRPTVQDPTVRQFLLTNLVYLEDRYVWRVNLDAVSQHLKDLMDFPAFQTHYSGPALFLGGAKSPYISSDDYPEIERLFPEAEIQYVPDAGHWVHADQPRPFVDAICSFLERTPT
- the ABHD11 gene encoding protein ABHD11 isoform X2, giving the protein MLLRALGFPRWPRALAQERKGLAGSAAMPVPVSYAVFDGPSPQPPLLFLHGLFGSKANFASLAKTLVLQTGRKVLTVDARNHGESPHSPVMTYEAMSGDVRLLLRQLRLERCVLVGHSMGGKTAMALTLRWPELVERLVCVDISPSKTTAVTGFQDFVAAMKAVEIPQGVPRSTARRLAEEQLRPTVQDPTVRQFLLTNLVYLEDRYVWRVNLDAVSQHLKDLMDFPAFQTHYSGPALFLGGAKSPYIRLPCACVHAFKPAVDLWRAHGFHRRRQKES